The sequence TTTTTTGACATAGGATTTGTTGAATTTCCTAAAGAGTTATATGAATAAGATTCAATTCCATATGCATTTTGATTAAACGAATTATGATGAATACTTACAAAGATATCAGCTTTAGAATTATTTGCTTTCCTAGCAATTTCTGACAACTCTAAAAAGACATCTGTTGTTCTCGACATTACAACGTTATACCCTTTTTGCTCAAGTTTATCTCTTACTTTTAAAGCAACTTTTAAATTTAAATCTTTTTCCTTTGCTCCGCCCGACTGAGCTCCTGGATCTTTTCCTCCATGACCAGCATCAACATAAACAGTTTTTTTGAAGGGATTAATTTCTTTTAGTCCAGCTTTATCGATCCAGCCTAGTTCTATTCCATTTAAGCTGATCAAGACATATGTTGAACGTCGAGTTTTCGCTTCTTCTTTTACTAATACTTCCATCCCAAGATATTTTGATGAAGAACCCTTAGTTACATATCCCTCTGTTCCATAGGGTTTTGAATTAATTGTATCAGTAGAACGAACAATCGTAGCTTTATAATCTGCTACATTAGTAGTAGAAAGAACTTTTTCAATATCCAATCCATTTTTATCGATCCAGCCTAATTCTGTTCCATTTAAGCTGATCAATACATACGTTGATCGAGTAGTGACTGCTTCTTTCGTTACTTTGACTTCTTTGCCATAATATTGTGAAGATTGAGCTTTCGTTTGATAGCCTAGTGTACCATAAGGTTTTGTGTTGATAGTATCTGTTTTGCGGCTTATTTTAGCCGAATAATTAATTGTTTTTTCAGACAAAATCGCTTCATCATCTGACAATCCATTTGTGTCTATCCAACCTAATTCTTTTCCATCTAACGTAGTTATTAGTGCCCAATTTGAACGTCGTGAAGCAGCTTCTTTAATGATTTTTACTTTTTGTCCATAATATTTTGAAGAATACGCATTCGTTACATACCCTTCGGTTCCATATGGTTTTGTATTGATCGTATCTGTTTTACTGCTAATGGTTTTAGTGTACGATACATTTTTAGTAGAAGTTACCTTTTCAATATCCAATCCACCTTTATCGATCCAGCCTAGTTCGGTTCCATTTAAGCTGATCAAGACATACGTTGATCGAGTAGTGACTGTTTCTTTCGTTACTTTGACTTCTTTGCCATAATATTGCGAAGATTGAGCTTTCGTTTGATAACCTAATGTACCATAAGGTTTTGTGTTGATGGTGTCCGTTTTACGGCTTATTTTAGCGGAATAATTAATTGCTTTTTCAGACATAATTATTTCATCATCTGACAATCCATTTGCGTCTATCCAACCTAATTCTTTTCCATCTAACGTAGTTATTAGTGCCCAATTTGAACGTCGTGAAGCAGCCTCTTTAATGACCTTTACTTTTTGTCCATAATATTTTGAAGAATACGCATTCGTTACGTACCCTTCGGTTCCATACGGTTTGGTATTGATCGTATCTGTTTTACTGCTAATGGTTTTAGTATACGATACATTTTTAGTAGAAGTTACCTTTTCAATATCCAATCCACCTTTATCGATCCAGCCTAGTTCGGTTCCATTTAAGCTGATCAAAACATACGTTGATCGAGTAGTGACTGCTTCTTTCGTTACTTTGACTTCTTTGCCATAATATTTTGAAGATTGAGCTTTTGTTTGATAGCCTTTTGTACCATAAGGTTTTGTATTAATGGTGTCCGTTTTGCGGCTTATTTTAGCTGAATAATTAATTGCTTTTTCAGACAAAATCATTTCATCATCTGACAATCCATTTGTGTCTATCCAACCTAATTCTTTTCCATCTAACGTAGTAATCAGTGCCCAATTTGAACGTCGTGAAGTAGCCTCTTTAATGACCTTTACTTTTTGTCCATAATATTTTGAAGAATAAGCATTCGTTACATACCCTTCGGTTCCATATGGTTTTGTGTTGATCGTATCTGTTTTACTGCTAATGGTTTTAGTGTACGACACGTTTTTAGTAGAAGTTACCTTTTCAATGTCCAATCCACCTTTATCGATCCAGCCCAGTTCGGTTCCATTTAAGCTGATCAATACATACGTTGATCGAGTAGTGACTGCTTCTTTCGTTACTTTGACTTCTTTGCCATAATATTTTGAAGATTGAGCTTTTGTTTGATAGCCTTTTGTACCATAAGGTTTTGTATTGATGGTGTCCGTTTTGCGGCTTATTTTAGCTGAATAATTAATTGCTTTTTCAGACAAAATCATTTCAAAAGTAGTTATTCCATTTTTGTCTATCCACCCCATTACCTTACCATCTAAAGTAATTTTTACCCAAGTTGTACCACTTTTGGTCATTGCTTCTTCAGTTACGGTTACTTTTCTATTGAAGTATCCTGAAGCGTCTGCATTTACCTTAGAATCTGACGTACCTTTAGGCTTAGAATAAATCCCATCAGTATCGCCAGTTATATAGGCGGTGTAGTCTTTTACATCAGTCGTTGATGTAATTTCATCATATGAAATATCTTTTATATCGTCTGGTAAGTTTGACTCATCTTTATTATCAGTACTTTTGTTATCGAATTGGGTTAAATTGTATGTTTCTATAATATTATTTAACTTTGTTCCATAAGTTGGATCTGTAGCATATTTACCTGTAAGTGCACTAGTAGCATTTTTAAAAGAACTAGCATTTTCTTTCCATGCACCTGAATAGTATTTGGGATCCCAAGAACCTT is a genomic window of Carnobacterium sp. CP1 containing:
- a CDS encoding GW dipeptide domain-containing protein, translating into MLKKSMHKVITLAMIVTVLSPIVLSTGVSAVESNSVITEDVESNELSEVELQEDSELSNKEQVESTEDLDTETVVEEDYIEENSNNVEETKNDDNIVEENESNDDSSLESEEDLNDEADEEYFSIEETREKAIEMMEQEKNSTSTFSMKSRAIPKTDAFINAISSQAVSVANEYDLYASVMIAQAALESAWGTSILAYAPNYNLFGIKAGSGDSYFAKYSKEYSTEKGWTIEKSNFKTYPSYKDTFIDYAKKLRKGPDWNSSKGSWDPKYYSGAWKENASSFKNATSALTGKYATDPTYGTKLNNIIETYNLTQFDNKSTDNKDESNLPDDIKDISYDEITSTTDVKDYTAYITGDTDGIYSKPKGTSDSKVNADASGYFNRKVTVTEEAMTKSGTTWVKITLDGKVMGWIDKNGITTFEMILSEKAINYSAKISRKTDTINTKPYGTKGYQTKAQSSKYYGKEVKVTKEAVTTRSTYVLISLNGTELGWIDKGGLDIEKVTSTKNVSYTKTISSKTDTINTKPYGTEGYVTNAYSSKYYGQKVKVIKEATSRRSNWALITTLDGKELGWIDTNGLSDDEMILSEKAINYSAKISRKTDTINTKPYGTKGYQTKAQSSKYYGKEVKVTKEAVTTRSTYVLISLNGTELGWIDKGGLDIEKVTSTKNVSYTKTISSKTDTINTKPYGTEGYVTNAYSSKYYGQKVKVIKEAASRRSNWALITTLDGKELGWIDANGLSDDEIIMSEKAINYSAKISRKTDTINTKPYGTLGYQTKAQSSQYYGKEVKVTKETVTTRSTYVLISLNGTELGWIDKGGLDIEKVTSTKNVSYTKTISSKTDTINTKPYGTEGYVTNAYSSKYYGQKVKIIKEAASRRSNWALITTLDGKELGWIDTNGLSDDEAILSEKTINYSAKISRKTDTINTKPYGTLGYQTKAQSSQYYGKEVKVTKEAVTTRSTYVLISLNGTELGWIDKNGLDIEKVLSTTNVADYKATIVRSTDTINSKPYGTEGYVTKGSSSKYLGMEVLVKEEAKTRRSTYVLISLNGIELGWIDKAGLKEINPFKKTVYVDAGHGGKDPGAQSGGAKEKDLNLKVALKVRDKLEQKGYNVVMSRTTDVFLELSEIARKANNSKADIFVSIHHNSFNQNAYGIESYSYNSLGNSTNPMSKNISRLTSSEKLAKSSQQQMISYSGAYNRGAKKADFHVIRETNMPAVLLELGFIDNASERSKLVTNNYQEKLANGIVQGIVDYFK